A window of the Vicinamibacterales bacterium genome harbors these coding sequences:
- a CDS encoding VRR-NUC domain-containing protein, with product MTPEGAVLAAILEYLAIRQVFAWRVNTGAVKLADKTGKTRFVRFGFPGCSDIIGVIGSEIPAWEGRPLAIEVKSPTGKATEEQLIFLAEIAKRGGLAFIARSVEDVERELTKPRRRI from the coding sequence ATGACGCCAGAAGGCGCGGTCCTCGCCGCCATCCTCGAATACCTCGCGATCCGTCAGGTGTTCGCGTGGCGCGTCAACACGGGCGCGGTGAAACTCGCCGACAAGACAGGCAAAACCCGCTTCGTGCGCTTCGGCTTCCCCGGATGCTCCGACATCATCGGCGTGATCGGCTCAGAGATCCCCGCATGGGAGGGACGGCCTCTCGCCATCGAGGTCAAGAGCCCGACCGGGAAAGCCACCGAAGAACAGTTGATCTTCCTCGCCGAGATTGCCAAGCGGGGCGGGCTGGCGTTCATCGCCCGGAGCGTCGAAGATGTGGAACGGGAACTGACAAAGCCAAGGAGGAGAATATGA